From the genome of Triticum aestivum cultivar Chinese Spring chromosome 3B, IWGSC CS RefSeq v2.1, whole genome shotgun sequence, one region includes:
- the LOC123071086 gene encoding uncharacterized protein, with the protein MAERRSGYRDWDRDRAASEAGRYWRPPRSQAHGGGNVSVPLWEKKFCTDACSIPWGKLCEAKKLMSLYTNIVDWDDSAAFEAFKDAKDRFCAAYHGQPCYIPLPDPDMYIDMVNPDEYIDPELVADLERSRRRAPRRDSTAPNGWDSFIFADKPVPATGWGDGETTNTIGQQCSVNWDNHVEQLVEANCKQSSVNWDSYVSQPAETFVQQSSGNWDAYVEQQGQTSGWGAPIIPCTSNWGMNGDPWNHDYGWGSSAIQTDSWGDQKDSYYVPDSQAQGSSDGHWRRRNSQSGRRNSRNRDRGGPISSKAMKSKYQADEHGGANNGWRHCRVRDNMQYSYEQPGYAANQSLAM; encoded by the exons ATGGCGGAGAGGCGGTCCGGCTACAGGGACTGGGACAGGGACAGGGCGGCGTCCGAGGCCGGCAGGTACTGGAGGCCGCCGCGTTCCCAGGCTCACG GTGGTGGAAATGTCTCTGTTCCACTATGGGAGAAGAAATTTTGCACCGATGCTTGTTCTATCCCCTGGGGTAAGCTATGCGAAGCCAAGAAATTGATGTCATTGTACACAAACATTGTTGACTGGGATGATTCGGCTGCATTCGAGGCTTTCAAAGATGCAAAGGACCGTTTCTGTGCTGCATATCATGGTCAACCTTGTTACATCCCATTGCCTGACCCAGACATGTACATTGATATGGTCAACCCAGATGAATATATCGATCCTGAGTTGGTTGCTGATCTGGAGAGGTCACGGCGTCGTGCTCCCAGAAGGGACAGCACCGCCCCAAATGGCTGGGACTCCTTCATCTTCGCAGACAAGCCAGTTCCGGCCACAGGATGGGGTGATGGGGAAACAACCAACACCATTGGCCAACAATGCTCTGTAAACTGGGATAATCATGTGGAACAGCTCGTTGAAGCAAATTGCAAGCAAAGCTCGGTGAACTGGGACAGTTACGTCAGTCAGCCTGCTGAAACATTTGTTCAGCAAAGCTCAGGAAACTGGGACGCGTATGTGGAACAGCAAGGTCAGACAAGCGGCTGGGGGGCGCCGATCATTCCCTGCACATCCAATTGGGGCATGAATGGTGACCCGTGGAACCATGACTATGGCTGGGGCTCTTCAGCTATTCAGACAGATTCATGGGGCGACCAGAAAGATAGCTACTATGTGCCTGACAGCCAGGCTCAGGGCAGCTCAGACGGGCACTGGAGAAGGCGAAACAGCCAGTCGGGCAGGCGGAACAGCAGGAACAGAGACAGAGGGGGTCCCATCAGCTCAAAGGCCATGAAATCCAAGTATCAGGCGGACGAGCACGGCGGCGCGAATAACGGGTGGAGGCACTGCCGGGTGAGAGATAACATGCAGTACTCTTATGAGCAGCCTGGTTATGCTGCCAACCAGTCACTAGCAATGTGA